The Candidatus Nitrosymbiomonas proteolyticus genome has a segment encoding these proteins:
- a CDS encoding Fe-S-binding domain-containing protein: MEPTGFGLLSLLTFLPLFGGLLLLLIPGSQERLLKNSALAVSAVTFVLSLFLVVGFNGATYHFQHVEFVRWIDSVGIHYRMGVDGISIWLVALTTFLTFISIWFSFYVKQRVRTYLIAMLVLETAMLGVFLSLDLILFYTFFEASLIPMWLLISVWGGERRIYAGLKFFLFTFAGSIFMLIGMIVLWMLHKEATGVASFSLIDIQSAVAGGQLWAGALQTQAWVFWAFSIALLVKCPAFPFHTWLPDAHVEAPTAGSVILAGVLLKMGTYGFLRFVIPLFPDVLPQNVPILMLLAVIGIIYGAIVAAVQPDVKKLIAYSSVAHMGFVLLGIFSLTHSGLMGGSMQQLNHGVSTGALFLLVGLIYERRHTRMFTAFGGLKAQMPIYAAVFLIIMLSSVGLPGTNGFIGEFLALMGAVEACLSGQFGLNFWYAGIAGGGVVLAAVYLLWMFQKMFYGPNAVPANQRLKDIKGWEIALCAGFVVLVFWGGLFPNTFLKPMEASVGAVRMMALNPVGQRPVWSDTSMEVEENGDLVRVLPRSPQELLSGEVKVLEVIAPAKLHFEPLPPDEPEPLHVQSEIGRGGGL, translated from the coding sequence ATGGAACCCACCGGTTTCGGGCTGCTGTCTCTGCTGACGTTCTTGCCGCTGTTCGGCGGGCTGTTGCTCCTCTTGATCCCAGGTTCTCAAGAGCGACTCCTGAAGAACTCGGCACTGGCAGTATCGGCTGTGACGTTCGTGTTGAGCTTGTTCCTCGTGGTTGGGTTCAACGGCGCAACGTACCACTTCCAACACGTTGAGTTCGTTCGGTGGATCGACTCGGTGGGGATCCATTACCGGATGGGGGTCGATGGGATCAGCATCTGGCTGGTCGCGCTCACGACATTCCTCACGTTCATCAGCATCTGGTTCAGTTTTTACGTCAAGCAACGCGTGCGGACGTACTTGATCGCCATGCTCGTGCTCGAAACGGCGATGCTCGGGGTGTTCCTTTCGCTCGACCTGATTCTCTTCTACACCTTCTTTGAAGCCTCGCTGATCCCGATGTGGCTGCTGATCAGCGTCTGGGGAGGCGAACGCCGGATCTATGCGGGCCTGAAATTCTTCCTCTTCACGTTTGCCGGGTCGATCTTCATGCTGATCGGAATGATCGTTCTCTGGATGCTTCATAAGGAAGCGACCGGGGTCGCGAGCTTCTCGCTGATCGACATCCAAAGCGCCGTCGCAGGGGGGCAGCTTTGGGCCGGAGCGCTGCAAACCCAAGCTTGGGTGTTCTGGGCTTTCTCGATCGCTTTGCTCGTGAAATGTCCGGCCTTTCCCTTCCACACCTGGCTTCCCGACGCTCACGTGGAAGCCCCGACGGCTGGGTCGGTGATCCTGGCCGGGGTGCTCTTGAAGATGGGCACTTACGGTTTCCTTCGGTTCGTGATCCCGCTGTTCCCTGACGTTCTGCCCCAAAACGTACCTATTCTGATGCTGCTCGCGGTGATCGGCATCATTTATGGCGCGATTGTCGCCGCCGTTCAGCCGGACGTCAAAAAGCTGATCGCCTACTCCAGCGTCGCGCACATGGGGTTTGTGCTGCTCGGCATCTTCTCGCTCACCCACAGCGGCCTCATGGGCGGCTCGATGCAACAACTCAACCACGGGGTCAGCACCGGCGCGCTGTTCCTTCTGGTCGGTCTCATCTACGAGCGGCGTCACACGCGGATGTTCACCGCATTCGGCGGGCTGAAGGCGCAAATGCCCATCTACGCCGCGGTCTTCCTGATCATCATGCTTTCGAGCGTCGGCCTGCCGGGCACGAACGGGTTCATCGGTGAGTTTCTGGCCCTGATGGGGGCGGTCGAGGCGTGCCTCAGCGGACAGTTTGGGCTCAACTTCTGGTACGCGGGTATCGCGGGCGGGGGCGTCGTGCTCGCCGCCGTTTACCTGCTCTGGATGTTCCAGAAGATGTTCTACGGCCCCAACGCCGTCCCAGCCAATCAAAGGCTCAAGGACATCAAGGGTTGGGAGATCGCCCTTTGCGCCGGGTTCGTCGTGCTCGTTTTCTGGGGCGGGCTGTTCCCCAATACCTTCCTCAAGCCGATGGAGGCGAGCGTCGGGGCCGTGAGGATGATGGCTCTCAACCCCGTCGGGCAGCGGCCCGTTTGGTCGGACACTTCGATGGAGGTTGAGGAAAACGGCGATTTGGTTCGAGTCTTGCCGCGCTCTCCCCAAGAGTTGCTTTCCGGCGAGGTCAAGGTTCTCGAGGTGATCGCCCCCGCCAAACTGCACTTCGAGCCGCTTCCTCCTGACGAACCGGAGCCGCTTCACGTCCAATCCGAGATCGGTCGGGGGGGCGGGCTGTGA
- a CDS encoding NADH-quinone oxidoreductase subunit L, with product MDQGALNLIWLVLFLPLLGSLIQALLGGWVVRTAGEAKGKRILGVLAVLPVATSFALGAYLTYLLIGLPNTERSLPPVSLFDWITLASIRIPFEVLIDPLSMTMVLVITGIGALIHLYATGYMADDRDYPRFFTYLNLFIAFMLVLVLGNNFALMFIGWEGVGLCSYLLIGFWYKDIANAKAANKAFIVNRIGDWGMTLGLLILMAVVAGNFMGQEQLGNRWLSFDVILPRVGDVVPFDSNLAAIIALLLFIGACGKSAQFPLYFWLPDAMAGPTPVSALIHAATMVTAGVFMLNRLHAVFLLSPTGMAIVALIGAFTALFAALIAFGQTDIKKVLAYSTVSQLGFMFVACGVGAFWAGMFHVVTHAFFKALLFLGSGAVIYAMAHEQDMRRYGNLIKYIKITAGTIIVGWLAIAGIPPLAGFWSKESILGGALGNSVASLGGTLYGPFTGWVLLGVAALTAAYMTRLTWLTFFGGEERWRTALASASPHGDLHEPEHAAHSAEALGHEGSDEAHDDPHGFFFTDDELAARHEEHAHHHALEPNHEPKEPPPSMTIPLIVLAALSLIGGWALAAGDTFKNWLYPSGLPFVNPEAVSGHPHGWVGQALLYLSIAAAVAGIGYGLWVYRRGLPESEGDESKWHWFRRRAGKQFGYDEAIVDAGVEGGGAFAVALWRKFDAGIIDGFVNGLAFLAGELGYGLRVLQTGIVRTYALWILIGAVAILVYFYNVLSSLGGAG from the coding sequence ATGGACCAAGGCGCGCTGAATCTCATCTGGTTGGTTCTGTTCTTGCCGCTCCTTGGCTCGCTGATCCAAGCCCTGCTCGGAGGGTGGGTGGTTCGAACCGCTGGCGAAGCCAAAGGAAAGCGGATTCTCGGCGTGTTGGCGGTCCTTCCGGTGGCAACTTCGTTTGCCCTCGGCGCGTACTTGACCTACCTTCTCATTGGGCTCCCGAACACGGAAAGGTCGCTCCCGCCGGTCTCGCTGTTCGATTGGATCACTTTGGCGAGCATCCGGATTCCGTTCGAAGTTCTGATCGACCCGCTCTCCATGACAATGGTGCTGGTCATCACCGGGATCGGCGCGCTGATTCACCTGTACGCCACGGGTTACATGGCCGACGACCGCGATTATCCGAGGTTCTTCACGTACCTCAACCTCTTCATCGCCTTCATGCTCGTGCTCGTTTTGGGCAACAACTTCGCTCTGATGTTCATCGGGTGGGAGGGTGTCGGACTCTGCAGCTACCTGCTGATCGGGTTTTGGTACAAGGACATCGCGAACGCGAAGGCGGCGAACAAGGCTTTCATCGTCAATCGGATCGGCGACTGGGGGATGACCCTCGGGCTCCTCATCCTGATGGCTGTCGTCGCCGGCAACTTCATGGGCCAAGAGCAACTCGGCAATCGCTGGCTCAGCTTCGACGTGATCTTGCCCCGTGTTGGCGACGTCGTCCCCTTCGACAGCAACCTTGCTGCAATCATCGCCCTGCTGCTTTTCATCGGCGCGTGCGGAAAGTCGGCGCAGTTTCCGCTCTACTTCTGGCTTCCCGACGCGATGGCCGGCCCCACTCCCGTTTCGGCCTTGATCCACGCCGCCACGATGGTCACCGCGGGCGTCTTCATGCTCAATCGCTTACACGCGGTGTTCCTCCTCAGCCCGACCGGCATGGCGATCGTCGCCTTGATCGGAGCGTTCACCGCCTTGTTTGCCGCCCTGATCGCCTTTGGGCAGACGGACATCAAGAAAGTCCTCGCTTACTCGACCGTCTCCCAGTTGGGCTTCATGTTCGTTGCCTGTGGAGTCGGCGCGTTTTGGGCCGGGATGTTCCACGTCGTGACGCACGCCTTCTTCAAGGCGCTTCTGTTCTTGGGCTCGGGCGCGGTGATCTACGCCATGGCTCACGAACAAGACATGCGTCGGTACGGCAACCTGATCAAGTACATCAAGATCACCGCCGGCACGATTATCGTGGGTTGGCTGGCGATCGCAGGCATCCCGCCGCTCGCGGGCTTTTGGTCGAAGGAGTCGATCCTGGGAGGCGCCTTGGGCAACAGCGTCGCAAGCTTGGGAGGAACTCTGTATGGCCCCTTCACCGGGTGGGTGTTGCTGGGCGTGGCGGCCCTCACCGCAGCCTACATGACCCGTCTGACGTGGCTGACGTTTTTTGGCGGTGAAGAGAGGTGGCGAACGGCTTTGGCGAGCGCATCACCTCACGGTGACCTCCACGAACCCGAACACGCCGCGCACTCGGCCGAGGCGTTGGGCCATGAGGGTTCCGACGAGGCGCACGACGACCCCCACGGGTTCTTCTTTACGGACGACGAACTGGCCGCGCGGCATGAGGAGCACGCCCACCATCACGCATTGGAACCCAACCACGAGCCCAAGGAGCCGCCGCCCAGCATGACGATCCCGCTGATCGTGCTCGCGGCGCTTTCGCTGATCGGAGGCTGGGCCCTCGCCGCGGGAGATACCTTCAAGAACTGGCTCTATCCCAGCGGGCTGCCGTTCGTGAACCCTGAAGCCGTTTCGGGTCACCCGCACGGATGGGTGGGCCAGGCGCTGCTCTACCTTTCGATCGCGGCGGCGGTGGCCGGCATCGGCTACGGGCTTTGGGTTTACCGCAGGGGCCTGCCGGAGTCTGAAGGCGACGAGTCCAAATGGCACTGGTTCCGGAGGCGCGCCGGGAAGCAGTTCGGCTATGACGAGGCGATCGTCGATGCTGGAGTCGAGGGCGGTGGCGCGTTCGCGGTCGCCCTTTGGAGGAAGTTTGACGCAGGGATCATCGACGGCTTCGTCAACGGCTTGGCGTTCCTTGCGGGCGAACTTGGTTACGGGCTCAGAGTGCTTCAAACGGGCATTGTGCGAACCTACGCGCTCTGGATCCTCATCGGCGCCGTCGCGATTCTTGTGTACTTCTACAACGTGCTTTCGAGCCTCGGAGGGGCTGGGTAA
- a CDS encoding NADH:ubiquinone oxidoreductase subunit K gives MTPLAAYLGLGLFLFCVGVYGVVSRRNPIVIFMCIELMLNAVNLTFLAFARYMPAKLGLPDVATEAHMAGQMIVIFVMAIAAAEVAVGLGIIMAIFRLRDNVDIDEMNLMRG, from the coding sequence GTGACGCCGCTCGCAGCTTACTTGGGGCTCGGCCTGTTCCTTTTTTGCGTGGGAGTCTATGGAGTGGTCTCCCGCCGCAACCCCATCGTGATCTTCATGTGCATCGAGTTGATGCTCAACGCCGTCAACCTCACCTTTCTGGCGTTCGCAAGGTACATGCCCGCGAAGCTCGGACTCCCGGACGTGGCCACCGAAGCTCACATGGCCGGACAGATGATCGTGATTTTCGTGATGGCGATCGCAGCGGCTGAGGTTGCCGTCGGGCTTGGGATCATCATGGCGATCTTCCGATTGCGCGACAACGTCGATATCGACGAAATGAACCTGATGAGAGGATGA
- a CDS encoding NADH dehydrogenase subunit J has translation MTLTAHTLTFGVLAAIAVFSALGVVLQRDPVRSAIMLVVNFFSLAFLYFSLQHEFLGIVQIIVYTGAIMVLFLFVVMLLRVGGGSMLETRDLKRALGGGFAFALLALLASQAVLPFLTYKDPVMPASLGAPQAVGTALMTDYVAPFEVASVLLLVGLVGSILLAKRRT, from the coding sequence ATGACGCTGACGGCCCACACCCTTACGTTTGGCGTACTTGCCGCAATCGCGGTTTTCTCGGCTCTTGGCGTGGTGCTGCAACGCGACCCGGTCCGGTCGGCGATCATGCTTGTGGTCAACTTTTTCAGCCTGGCGTTTCTCTACTTCAGCCTGCAGCACGAGTTTCTCGGCATCGTTCAGATCATCGTCTACACGGGCGCGATCATGGTCCTGTTCCTGTTCGTGGTGATGCTGCTCCGTGTGGGGGGCGGGTCCATGCTGGAGACCCGTGACCTCAAGCGCGCCTTGGGCGGTGGGTTCGCGTTCGCCTTGCTCGCCCTTCTTGCGTCTCAGGCCGTCTTGCCCTTCCTCACCTACAAAGACCCGGTCATGCCGGCCAGCTTGGGCGCGCCACAAGCAGTCGGCACGGCGTTGATGACCGATTACGTCGCTCCGTTCGAGGTTGCGAGCGTGCTGCTGCTCGTTGGCCTCGTCGGCTCCATTCTATTGGCAAAGAGGCGCACATGA
- a CDS encoding NADH dehydrogenase subunit H, whose protein sequence is MTEWMLQQPPALQALIRVALVVLPLLMIVPGLIWWERRLLSWFQDRIGPNRVATLTLRSGRKIRLKGLLQPIADGVKLFLKEDITPAAVDRLVYVVAPAIALFPAFALAGTLPWGPLTPEWLVWQPIADVNVGILYVLAISSLGVYGVVLGGYASNNKYSLMGALRSSAQLISYELAMGMALAGIVLATGSLRMTDMVAAQSGPFWGVWPVVQNWNILTPFGAVAAIVFFICMVAETNRAPFDLPEAENELIAGYHTEYSSMKFAVYFMGEYAAMLVFGGVFAAVFLGGFNMLPINFEPGSFLHTLNIKLGPIWFIGKAVAVFTVFIWLRATLPRLRYDQLMNLGWKVLLPVAVANFLVVAIWIVCTEVYGPAGGWISVVAAAVALLFLYVGILRTYSDRLSVYGKRSIRMVDPRPAVPESQEAPLA, encoded by the coding sequence ATGACGGAGTGGATGCTGCAACAACCGCCGGCACTGCAAGCGCTCATTCGGGTCGCGTTGGTCGTTCTTCCTCTGCTCATGATCGTGCCCGGCCTGATCTGGTGGGAGCGCAGGCTCCTCAGTTGGTTTCAAGATCGGATCGGTCCCAACCGGGTCGCCACGCTCACGCTTCGGTCGGGACGGAAGATTCGTCTGAAGGGCCTGCTCCAGCCCATCGCCGACGGTGTCAAGCTGTTCCTCAAGGAAGACATCACCCCGGCCGCGGTGGACAGGCTGGTCTACGTCGTCGCTCCGGCGATCGCGCTATTCCCCGCGTTCGCGCTAGCAGGCACCCTTCCCTGGGGGCCCCTCACTCCCGAATGGCTCGTCTGGCAGCCGATCGCCGACGTCAACGTGGGAATCCTTTACGTGCTTGCCATCAGTTCGCTCGGCGTATACGGCGTGGTTCTGGGCGGATACGCTTCGAACAACAAGTACTCCCTGATGGGCGCCCTGCGGTCGTCGGCTCAGCTCATCAGCTATGAACTCGCCATGGGCATGGCACTAGCTGGGATCGTGCTGGCAACCGGCTCCCTGCGCATGACCGACATGGTCGCGGCCCAATCGGGTCCATTTTGGGGAGTGTGGCCGGTGGTTCAGAACTGGAACATCCTCACCCCGTTCGGCGCAGTGGCGGCAATCGTGTTCTTCATCTGTATGGTCGCCGAGACCAACCGTGCTCCGTTCGACCTTCCCGAGGCAGAAAACGAACTGATCGCAGGTTATCACACCGAGTATTCCTCGATGAAGTTTGCCGTGTACTTCATGGGCGAATACGCGGCGATGCTCGTCTTCGGGGGGGTGTTCGCGGCCGTGTTTCTCGGCGGCTTCAATATGCTGCCCATCAACTTTGAGCCCGGCTCGTTCCTGCACACCCTGAACATCAAGTTGGGGCCGATTTGGTTCATCGGAAAGGCGGTGGCGGTGTTCACCGTGTTCATCTGGCTCAGGGCGACCCTCCCTAGGCTGCGGTATGACCAGCTCATGAACCTCGGTTGGAAGGTGCTCCTGCCCGTGGCGGTCGCCAACTTTCTGGTCGTCGCGATCTGGATCGTTTGCACTGAAGTCTATGGCCCCGCGGGAGGATGGATCTCCGTGGTCGCTGCCGCCGTTGCGCTGCTGTTCCTCTACGTCGGCATCTTGAGGACATACTCCGACCGATTGAGCGTCTACGGGAAGCGCTCGATTCGGATGGTTGATCCTCGCCCGGCCGTTCCGGAATCTCAGGAGGCGCCTTTGGCATGA
- a CDS encoding NADH dehydrogenase (quinone) subunit G has translation MAAVSTSTETVLLTINEVEIEVPKGELIVESVKRLGLEVPIFCYHSRLDPVGMCRMCLVAVGFKQQDGSVRFMPKPQTACTLPASEGMVVLTDSQQIHTDRKGVLEFLLINHPLDCPICDRGGECPLQNNTIFYGPSTSRYLEIKRHLPKAYPLSEHVTLDLERCIQCGRCVRFTEEISGDAQLAFRFRGAMMQPSTFQLGEFQSKFSGNTIEICPVGALTSTEYRFRARPWDLETKPAICTECSNGCNVWFDYRLGKQVRINGRTNEAVNEEWTCDRGKFGHDWYNDNRCTRVLIREDDALKESDWPTALAKILDSFPRKGAAAALAGPRVSNEGMYLLQKLFREEFNSFHLDHRFTAHLPSRDQALEQAIGIDEAQASFSNLEEAKSALVFGTSLADESPMAFLRLRKGWRKSGARIIAATSAKSELEEFADLVLRFRAGTENTLAQGLLFAAVEAGMGKVPAATLESIRKYTPSFVEKETGVPADALVEAARLIGPGSVVVTSRSLLNAPEAQSAWETLGGWAMVAGAKLHCMALGANEQGALELGFLPDTLPGGEAVPAEKRGLNTWEILSGCRSGAIRALWLADIDLFEAVGDPELVREALEAVPFLVVQTTNDNPCIPYASVVLPLAAPAEQDGTYVNVERRVQRFDRVIVAPGQAKPAWLVCWELAMQISPRSPYFHADDVFAEIVRSVPTFAELSYDDLEGEGIRLATRGRVH, from the coding sequence ATGGCCGCCGTATCGACCTCTACCGAAACCGTCCTCCTCACCATCAACGAGGTCGAGATCGAGGTTCCCAAAGGCGAACTGATCGTCGAATCCGTGAAGCGCCTTGGACTCGAAGTCCCGATCTTTTGCTACCATTCTCGACTCGATCCCGTCGGGATGTGTCGCATGTGCCTGGTCGCCGTGGGCTTCAAGCAGCAAGACGGCAGCGTGCGGTTCATGCCCAAGCCCCAAACCGCTTGCACGCTCCCCGCTTCGGAAGGGATGGTGGTCCTTACGGACTCCCAGCAGATTCACACCGACCGCAAGGGAGTGCTCGAGTTCCTCCTGATCAACCACCCGCTCGACTGCCCCATCTGCGACCGAGGCGGCGAGTGTCCCTTACAAAACAACACGATCTTCTATGGCCCTTCGACGAGCCGCTACCTCGAAATCAAACGGCACCTACCGAAGGCCTATCCCCTCAGCGAGCACGTGACGCTCGACCTCGAAAGGTGCATTCAATGCGGGAGGTGTGTGAGGTTCACCGAGGAGATTTCCGGGGACGCCCAGCTTGCCTTTCGCTTTCGCGGGGCGATGATGCAGCCTTCGACGTTCCAACTGGGAGAGTTTCAGTCGAAGTTCTCCGGAAACACGATTGAGATTTGCCCGGTCGGCGCGCTGACGAGCACCGAATACCGGTTCCGCGCGAGGCCTTGGGACCTGGAAACGAAACCCGCGATCTGCACCGAATGCTCGAACGGATGCAACGTGTGGTTCGATTACAGACTCGGGAAACAGGTTCGAATCAACGGGCGAACCAACGAGGCCGTGAACGAGGAGTGGACCTGCGACCGAGGCAAGTTCGGGCACGACTGGTACAACGATAACCGTTGCACGAGAGTTCTGATTCGCGAGGACGACGCCCTAAAGGAATCCGACTGGCCCACGGCGCTGGCGAAGATTCTCGATTCGTTCCCCCGAAAGGGCGCTGCAGCGGCGCTCGCCGGACCCCGAGTCTCGAACGAAGGGATGTACCTCCTGCAAAAGCTGTTTCGCGAGGAGTTCAACAGCTTCCACCTCGATCATAGGTTCACGGCGCACCTGCCGTCGCGCGATCAGGCGCTGGAACAGGCGATAGGAATCGACGAAGCCCAGGCCTCCTTCTCCAACCTCGAAGAAGCGAAGTCGGCCCTCGTTTTCGGCACTTCGCTCGCCGACGAATCGCCGATGGCCTTCCTCCGGCTGCGAAAGGGCTGGCGTAAGTCCGGCGCGAGAATCATCGCGGCAACCTCGGCGAAAAGCGAACTCGAAGAGTTTGCGGACCTCGTCTTGCGGTTTCGTGCAGGAACCGAAAACACCCTCGCCCAGGGCCTGCTGTTCGCCGCCGTCGAAGCGGGAATGGGGAAGGTCCCTGCGGCCACGCTTGAATCGATCCGAAAGTACACGCCGTCCTTTGTCGAAAAGGAAACCGGCGTACCGGCCGATGCGCTGGTCGAGGCCGCGAGATTGATCGGCCCCGGTTCGGTCGTCGTCACCTCACGGAGCCTCTTGAACGCCCCCGAAGCGCAAAGCGCATGGGAGACCCTTGGCGGTTGGGCAATGGTCGCGGGCGCGAAGCTGCACTGCATGGCCTTAGGGGCAAATGAGCAAGGCGCGCTCGAACTCGGGTTCCTACCGGACACACTGCCAGGCGGTGAGGCGGTTCCTGCCGAAAAGCGAGGCCTCAACACCTGGGAGATCCTGAGCGGTTGTCGGAGCGGCGCCATTCGGGCGCTCTGGCTAGCCGATATCGACCTTTTCGAGGCAGTCGGAGACCCCGAGTTGGTCAGAGAGGCCCTCGAAGCCGTGCCGTTCCTCGTCGTACAGACCACAAACGACAACCCGTGCATCCCTTACGCGAGCGTGGTTTTGCCGCTCGCCGCCCCCGCCGAGCAGGATGGAACTTACGTTAACGTCGAGCGAAGGGTGCAAAGGTTCGACCGCGTGATCGTCGCGCCGGGACAAGCCAAGCCTGCATGGCTCGTATGTTGGGAATTGGCGATGCAAATCAGCCCCAGAAGCCCGTACTTCCATGCCGACGACGTATTTGCCGAGATCGTCCGCAGCGTCCCCACCTTCGCAGAACTGAGTTACGACGATCTAGAAGGTGAAGGAATTCGTCTCGCCACAAGGGGGCGAGTACACTGA